A stretch of Pseudoliparis swirei isolate HS2019 ecotype Mariana Trench chromosome 14, NWPU_hadal_v1, whole genome shotgun sequence DNA encodes these proteins:
- the slc15a1b gene encoding solute carrier family 15 member 1b yields MDPKATHTAAMAVEDEGKNSKKKSGTVCGFPISIFFIVINEFCERFSYYGMRAVLVLYFKYFLQWDDDFATTIYHTFVALCYLTPIMGAIVADSWLGKFKTIVYLSIVYTVGQAVLAVSAIHDITDANKDGTPDNMTFHVALSMVGLLLIALGTGGIKPCVSAFGGDQFQNHQEKQRSIFFSIFYLSINAGSLLSTIITPILRAQDCGIYTQQKCYSLAFGVPAALMVVSLIVFIIGSGLYIKTPPQGNILVKVFKCIGFAIKNRFRHRASEFPKRDHWMDWSEGKYEKLLIAQVKMVLKVLFLYIPLPMFWALFDQQGSRWTLQATNMNGNFGFLTIQPDQMQTVNPILILALVPIMESALYPLIAKGKINFTPLRRMTVGMLFAALAFVAAALVQIQIDKTLPTFPSSSEGQVKFININNQSLDVTAGTSEFTLRAFSANEDYLTFDQPFIVTLGPDNGSLTTLEKGSRSTMVIVPGEGLLFTTLQFTDIKAKPEQGANAIRFFNGLGSDLNVTVGDLPNVTVGDLNFGVVGANNMSAYVMFPQGATQFLVRSAAEDCVYSQDLGFGSSFTLIIPPTFAFGDNCEQGVQAVLDIKPNTIHMAWQIPQYFLMTIGEVVFSVTGLEFSYSQAPSNMKSVLQAGWLFTVAVGNIIVLIISEAATLEDQWAEYILFASLLLVVCCIFAFMAHFYTYIDPAKIEAEFARKEPEEEERRKTSMEMTRKDSKEERRSSDSSSDEKTKQTRI; encoded by the exons AtggacccgaaggcgacacacaCGGCAGCCATGGCAG TCGAAGACGAGGGGAAAAACTCCAAGAAGAAAAGC ggGACTGTCTGCGGCTTCCCAATCAGCATCTTTTTCATCGTGATCAATGAGTTCTGCGAACGCTTCTCTTACTATGGCATGCGAG CCGTGCTCGTGCTGTACTTCAAGTACTTCCTGCAGTGGGACGACGACTTCGCCACCACCATCTACCACACCTTTGTGGCGCTGTGCTACCTCACCCCCATCATGGGGGCCATCGTGGCGGATTCATGGCTCGGCAAGTTCAA GACTATTGTTTACCTGTCCATCGTCTACACGGTCGGGCAGGCCGTCTTGGCTGTAAGTGCTATCCATGACATCACAGATGCAAACAAGGACGGCACTCCAGACAACATGACCTTTCACGT GGCGCTGTCCATGGTGGGGCTGCTGCTCATCGCCCTCGGCACCGGGGGCATCAAACCCTGCGTGTCGGCCTTCGGTGGGGACCAGTTCCAAAACCACCAG gagaagcagagaagcatcttcttctccatcttctacCTGTCCATCAACGCTGGCAGTCTGCtgtccaccatcatcacccccaTCCTCAGAG CTCAGGACTGTGGCATATACACCCAGCAGAAGTGCTACTCGCTGGCCTTTGGCGTGCCGGCTGCTCTCATGGTCGTCTCTCTGA ttgTGTTCATTATTGGAAGTGGGTTGTACATTAAGACCCCCCCACAAGGCAACATCCTGGTGAAAGTGTTCAAGTGCATCGGG TTCGCCATCAAGAACCGCTTCAGGCATCGCGCTTCGGAATTCCCAAAGCGAGACCACTGGATGGACTGGTCCGAGGGGAAATACGAA AAACTCCTGATCGCCCAGGTGAAGATGGTGCTGAAGGTGCTGTTCCTCTACATCCCTCTGCCCATGTTCTGGGCTCTCTTCGACCAGCAG ggctCCAGATGGACCCTCCAGGCCACCAACATGAACGGAAACTTT GGATTCCTCACGATCCAGCCGGATCAGATGCAG ACCGTCAACCCCATCCTGATCCTGGCGCTGGTGCCGATCATGGAGAGCGCGCTCTACCCGTTGATCGCCAAGGGCAAAATAAACTTCAC CCCCTTGAGGAGGATGACTGTGGGGATGCTCTTCGCTGCCCTCGCCTTCGTCGCTGCTGCCCTGGTCCAGATCCAGATCGAC AAAACGCTGCCCACTTTCCCGTCCAGCAGCGAAGGTCAAGTGAAGTTCATCAACATAAACAACCAGTCGCTGGACGTCACAGCGGGGACCAGCGAGTTCACCTTGAGGGCGTTCTCG GCCAACGAGGACtacctgacctttgaccagccGTTCATCGTGACTCTGGGGCCCGACAACGGCTCCTTGACCACTTTAGAGAAAGGCAGTCGGAGCACCATGGTCATCGTTCCGGGGGAGGGGCTCCTCTTCACGACGCTACAG TTCACGGACATCAAAGCGAAGCCGGAGCAGGGCGCTAACGCTATCAG GTTTTTCAACGGTCTCGGCTCGGATTTGAACGTCACGGTCGGCGACCTTCCAAACGTCACGGTCGGCGACCTGAACTTCGGGGTCGTCGGCGCCAACAACATGTCCGCCTACGTCATGTTCCCTCAGGGAGC CACTCAGTTCCTGGTCCGGAGCGCCGCTGAAGACTGCGTCTACAGTCAGGACCTCGGCTTCGGCAGCTCCTTCACGTTGATCATCCCGCCGACTTTTGCATTTGGAGATAAT TGCGAGCAGGGCGTCCAAGCCGTGTTGGACATCAAGCCCAACACCATCCACATGGCCTGGCAGATCCCGCAGTACTTCCTCATGACCATAGGGGAGGTGGTGTTCTCCGTCACCGGCCTGGAGTTCTCCTactcacag gCGCCCAGCAACATGAAGTCGGTGCTGCAGGCCGGTTGGCTCTTCACCGTCGCCGTGGGCAACATCATTGTGCTCATCATCTCCGAGGCTGCGACGCTCGAGGACCAG TGGGCCGAGTACATCCTCTTCGCCTccctgctgctggtggtgtgCTGCATCTTCGCCTTCATGGCCCACTTCTACACCTACATCGACCCGGCCAAGATAGAGGCCGAGTTCGCCCGGAAGGAGcccgaagaggaggagaggaggaagacgagcatGGAGATGACCAGGAAGGACtcgaaggaggagaggaggagctctgacTCCAGCTCTGACGAGAAAACCAAACAGACCCGGATCTGA